One bacterium DNA window includes the following coding sequences:
- a CDS encoding ABC transporter substrate-binding protein: protein MPRKGWGAAFITLAMVVGTAAAAGGMPAPTPITFMLDWFPNPDHVPLYAAQAEGYFAQEGLRVAMQVPANPDDPLKLTAAGRVDVAVNYEPNLILARAQTLPIRSIGLLIGHPLNTVMFLKRTGIRSPKDLVGKRVGFSVTGLEDAFIDQIMHSDGAAESNVKMVNVSFDLVPALLTHKVDAVVGAYRNVERVQIELQGQAVGMFELEKYGVPSFYELVLITSDQRLAQRRPALEQFVRAVSRGIAFTLASPDAAFADYVHANIRGNPKINDEFNRRSFRATLPYYARSQVQAGARWDDFDRWLAAHKVISSAVPVDQLYTNLAR from the coding sequence ATGCCAAGGAAAGGGTGGGGAGCGGCGTTCATCACGCTGGCGATGGTCGTCGGGACCGCGGCCGCCGCAGGGGGGATGCCAGCGCCGACCCCGATCACGTTTATGCTGGACTGGTTTCCGAACCCCGACCATGTGCCGCTGTACGCGGCGCAAGCGGAAGGGTATTTCGCGCAGGAGGGCCTGCGGGTAGCGATGCAGGTCCCCGCCAACCCGGACGACCCGCTGAAGTTGACCGCCGCCGGCCGCGTCGATGTGGCGGTCAACTACGAGCCCAATCTGATCCTGGCCCGCGCCCAAACGCTCCCCATCCGGAGCATCGGGCTCCTGATCGGTCACCCGCTGAACACCGTCATGTTCCTCAAGCGGACGGGCATACGCTCGCCAAAGGACCTGGTGGGCAAACGCGTCGGCTTTTCGGTCACCGGTCTGGAAGACGCGTTCATCGACCAGATCATGCACAGCGATGGGGCGGCGGAATCCAATGTCAAGATGGTCAACGTTTCGTTCGATCTCGTTCCCGCGCTCCTCACCCACAAGGTCGACGCGGTGGTGGGAGCGTACCGCAACGTCGAGCGTGTGCAGATCGAGCTCCAGGGTCAGGCGGTGGGAATGTTTGAACTGGAGAAGTACGGCGTCCCCAGCTTCTACGAGTTGGTGCTGATCACGAGCGACCAGCGACTGGCCCAGCGCCGGCCGGCGCTGGAGCAGTTCGTTCGCGCGGTATCTCGAGGAATCGCGTTCACGCTGGCATCCCCCGACGCGGCGTTCGCGGACTACGTCCACGCCAACATCCGCGGGAACCCCAAGATCAACGACGAGTTCAATCGCCGATCGTTTCGCGCGACGCTGCCGTACTACGCGCGGTCCCAGGTTCAGGCGGGCGCCCGGTGGGACGACTTCGACCGGTGGCTGGCGGCACACAAGGTCATCTCGTCAGCCGTGCCCGTCGACCAGCTCTACACCAACCTGGCCCGATGA
- a CDS encoding ABC transporter permease, giving the protein MRTTPLSEGSIEVREDRTAGGGMGWASVRRAIDRAGPPTVLLMTFVAAWEWGVRTFGVPFYILPAPSRIARLLVADGGLLLGEAAVTLEEILLGFAIAAVVGTALALLIFSSRLVERGVYPLIIASQTIPVFAIAPLLIVWLGYGMLSKVAMTALIVFFPIVVNTVDGLRAADPDAVNLLRILGATPAQVLFKIRAPAALPFVFSGIRIAVATSVIGAVIGEWVGATQGLGFLMIHANAQLQIDLVFAAIVYLSVMAIGLFLAVSGVERLVLPWRRVEDPERT; this is encoded by the coding sequence ATGAGGACCACTCCGCTCTCCGAGGGGTCGATCGAGGTCCGGGAAGATCGTACCGCGGGGGGCGGCATGGGATGGGCGTCGGTCAGGCGGGCCATCGACCGCGCTGGACCCCCCACCGTGTTGCTCATGACCTTCGTCGCCGCCTGGGAGTGGGGCGTCCGGACGTTCGGGGTTCCGTTCTACATCCTGCCCGCGCCGTCGCGGATCGCCCGTCTGCTCGTTGCGGACGGTGGACTGCTGCTCGGAGAGGCCGCGGTGACCCTGGAGGAGATTCTCCTCGGCTTTGCGATCGCCGCGGTCGTGGGAACCGCCCTGGCGCTCCTGATCTTTTCCTCCCGCTTGGTCGAACGCGGGGTCTACCCGCTCATCATCGCCAGCCAGACGATCCCGGTGTTCGCGATCGCCCCCCTGCTCATCGTGTGGCTGGGATACGGGATGCTCTCCAAAGTCGCGATGACGGCCTTGATCGTCTTCTTCCCGATTGTGGTGAACACGGTCGACGGCCTGCGCGCGGCCGATCCCGACGCCGTCAACCTCCTCCGCATCCTCGGCGCCACCCCCGCGCAGGTGCTGTTTAAGATCCGCGCCCCGGCCGCCCTCCCATTCGTCTTCTCGGGGATTCGAATCGCGGTCGCGACGAGCGTGATCGGCGCCGTGATCGGGGAATGGGTCGGCGCGACGCAGGGGTTGGGATTCCTCATGATCCACGCAAACGCCCAACTCCAAATCGATTTGGTGTTCGCGGCCATCGTGTATCTGAGCGTGATGGCCATCGGGCTGTTCCTGGCCGTCTCGGGCGTCGAACGGCTCGTGCTTCCATGGCGCCGGGTGGAAGACCCGGAGCGCACCTGA
- a CDS encoding ABC transporter ATP-binding protein, protein MTPKLEIRNLSKRFPLTGAGRGSGGWLDVLSNITLYVGSREFTALLGPSGCGKSTLCNIVAGLIPPDSGEVRLDGRPLAGDRGRVAYMQQKDLLLPWRRVIDNAVLGLEVQGTPRAAARDDARDLLRRFGLERFEHAYPSLLSGGMRQRVALVRTLLCRKDLLVLDEPLGALDAMTRSAMHGHLRRLVEEFGRTILFITHDVEEAVLLADRIYVLSARPGRVRGEVGIRLPRPRRATDDQVVREKAGLLALLEEDLPEVVR, encoded by the coding sequence ATGACGCCGAAACTCGAGATCCGAAACCTCTCCAAACGGTTTCCCCTGACCGGGGCGGGACGCGGCTCCGGCGGATGGCTCGACGTCCTGAGCAATATCACGCTCTACGTCGGGTCCCGAGAGTTCACCGCCTTGCTCGGCCCCAGCGGATGTGGGAAGAGCACCCTCTGCAACATCGTGGCGGGGCTTATCCCTCCGGACAGCGGGGAGGTCCGCCTCGACGGCCGCCCGCTCGCCGGCGACCGGGGTCGTGTCGCCTACATGCAGCAAAAGGACCTCCTGCTCCCCTGGCGCCGGGTGATCGACAACGCCGTTCTCGGCTTGGAGGTCCAGGGGACCCCGCGGGCGGCCGCACGGGACGACGCCCGCGATCTGCTCCGCCGCTTTGGCTTGGAGCGGTTTGAGCACGCCTATCCCAGCCTCCTCTCGGGGGGGATGCGCCAGCGGGTTGCGCTCGTCCGCACCCTGCTCTGCCGAAAGGACCTGCTGGTGCTGGACGAACCCCTCGGCGCGCTGGACGCCATGACCCGATCGGCGATGCACGGGCATCTGCGGCGGCTGGTCGAGGAATTCGGCCGGACCATCTTATTCATCACCCACGACGTTGAAGAAGCGGTTCTCCTCGCCGATCGCATCTACGTCCTCAGCGCACGGCCGGGGCGGGTGCGCGGGGAGGTGGGGATCCGCCTGCCCAGGCCGCGGCGTGCCACCGACGATCAGGTGGTGAGGGAGAAAGCGGGCCTGCTGGCGCTCCTCGAAGAGGACCTGCCGGAGGTGGTACGATGA
- a CDS encoding AIR synthase-related protein yields the protein MGLPIGKVAPNLLASIVYQHLGTRRADVLVHSQMGEDCTVIDFGDEVAVLTTDPITGAGPDLGWYAAFIATNDLAATGAEPVALLLTLLLAPGDAASDLARVMQDASAAARQLGVEIAGGHSEVTPGIERTIVVVTAVGRARKDQVLRSGGGIPGDALLLTKGAGIEGTAILAGILEHRLVPPLGIALVERAKAFRGRISVLPEARAAARGGAHAMHDVTEGGVLGAAYEMAEAGGIGVHIDAARVPVLPETAAICAQLGADPLRLVGSGGLLVATPDPARTVMAISDAGVRAVEIGRFLPRDRVVRRRDVDLALEPPAGDELWRVLRADAGDASSPGSSGS from the coding sequence GTGGGTCTTCCGATCGGGAAGGTGGCCCCCAACCTCCTCGCTTCGATCGTCTACCAACACCTCGGGACGCGACGTGCCGATGTGCTCGTCCATTCCCAGATGGGCGAAGATTGCACGGTGATCGACTTCGGTGACGAGGTCGCCGTCCTAACCACCGATCCCATCACCGGGGCCGGGCCCGATCTGGGGTGGTACGCGGCCTTCATCGCGACGAACGACCTCGCGGCAACGGGGGCGGAGCCGGTGGCCCTGTTGCTCACGCTCCTCCTCGCTCCCGGTGATGCCGCCTCCGACCTCGCCCGGGTGATGCAAGACGCATCGGCCGCCGCCCGCCAGTTGGGGGTGGAAATCGCAGGCGGCCACAGCGAGGTGACCCCGGGGATCGAGCGGACGATCGTGGTGGTCACCGCCGTGGGACGGGCGCGGAAGGATCAGGTCCTCAGAAGCGGCGGAGGCATACCGGGGGACGCGCTACTCCTCACGAAAGGGGCGGGAATCGAGGGAACCGCGATTCTCGCCGGGATACTGGAACATCGCCTGGTTCCCCCGCTCGGGATCGCGCTGGTGGAGCGGGCGAAAGCCTTCCGGGGACGGATCAGCGTCCTCCCGGAGGCGCGGGCGGCGGCGCGGGGGGGAGCCCATGCCATGCACGACGTCACCGAAGGCGGCGTCCTCGGCGCGGCCTACGAAATGGCCGAGGCCGGGGGGATCGGCGTCCACATCGACGCCGCCCGCGTTCCGGTGCTCCCCGAAACCGCAGCCATCTGCGCGCAGTTGGGCGCGGACCCGCTCCGATTGGTGGGGAGCGGGGGGCTCCTCGTCGCCACCCCGGATCCGGCGCGCACCGTGATGGCGATCTCGGACGCCGGGGTCAGGGCCGTCGAGATCGGCCGGTTCCTGCCCCGCGATCGGGTGGTGCGGCGCCGGGACGTCGACCTGGCCCTCGAGCCTCCTGCGGGGGACGAACTGTGGCGGGTGTTGCGTGCCGACGCCGGGGACGCCTCGTCACCCGGGTCGTCCGGGTCGTGA
- a CDS encoding Gfo/Idh/MocA family oxidoreductase, translated as MTRLVRVGVVGLGQWGQHHVRVYHHLPDVTLAGVVDTIPAEAAAFAKRYQTTGHQDYRMLFGKVDAVSLAVPTAFHYEIARDFLRHGVHVLVEKPITTTVEQAVELIDLSHRAGVTLLVGHVERFKPAVHALKDLVSEPLFVQVRRVRPWDPSRIMDVGVVLDLMIHDLDIILNLMRSPVTRVSAIGAAIHGEDEDLAVAHLALENGCLASFVASRVSPVKAAELEITLPDGLIHLNYLRQQITVRRHGTQRRTVVKGEEPLRAELTHFVSCVRGETTPLVPGEDGVRALEVAQTILKKMTVISSRVAV; from the coding sequence ATGACTAGGCTGGTCCGCGTCGGCGTTGTCGGATTGGGGCAATGGGGCCAGCACCACGTACGTGTCTATCACCATCTTCCCGATGTCACGCTCGCCGGAGTCGTCGATACCATCCCCGCGGAGGCTGCCGCCTTCGCGAAGCGGTACCAAACGACCGGCCACCAAGATTATCGCATGCTGTTCGGCAAGGTCGACGCGGTGAGCCTTGCCGTTCCCACCGCCTTCCACTACGAGATCGCGCGCGACTTCCTCCGGCACGGCGTCCACGTCCTGGTTGAAAAGCCCATCACCACCACGGTCGAGCAGGCGGTCGAACTGATCGACCTGTCGCACCGAGCCGGGGTGACCCTGCTCGTCGGGCACGTGGAACGGTTCAAGCCAGCCGTCCACGCCCTCAAAGATCTGGTCAGCGAGCCGCTGTTCGTGCAGGTCCGGCGGGTGCGCCCCTGGGACCCCTCCAGGATCATGGACGTGGGCGTCGTGCTGGATTTGATGATCCACGACCTGGACATCATCCTGAACCTGATGCGCTCCCCCGTCACCCGCGTGAGCGCGATCGGGGCGGCCATCCACGGCGAGGACGAGGACCTGGCCGTCGCCCACCTGGCGCTGGAGAACGGGTGCCTGGCGAGCTTCGTCGCCAGCCGGGTCTCCCCGGTGAAGGCTGCCGAACTCGAGATCACGCTCCCCGACGGGCTGATCCATCTCAACTACCTCCGACAACAGATCACGGTCCGTCGACACGGGACCCAACGGCGGACCGTGGTGAAGGGGGAGGAGCCGTTGCGCGCGGAGTTGACGCACTTCGTCAGCTGCGTTCGCGGCGAGACGACCCCCCTCGTGCCCGGGGAGGACGGGGTCCGGGCATTGGAAGTCGCCCAAACGATCTTGAAGAAGATGACCGTGATCTCGTCTCGGGTGGCCGTCTAG
- a CDS encoding DegT/DnrJ/EryC1/StrS family aminotransferase — protein MQITSQPTIPIAAPMLTDEDKRRVLDVLQSGQLVAGRWVRQFEVAFTAYLGVAHGAATSSGSTALEVALEAAGVPSGARVITTPFSFVATTNAILRRGAIPVFADIDPQSYNLNPGAVADVIARTPDVWGLLPVHLYGLPSPMDALLELARRHHLVVIEDAAQAHGATIRGRKVGTLGDAGTFSFYPSKNLTTGEGGMVVTGDPGVAARAHMLTNVGQSAQYVYEMVASNARMTEMAAAIGIGQLATLDERNLRRRHNAARLTAELRNLEWLGLPVEPEGSTHVYHQYTLRAPRHRDRLAQHLTACGISTRVYYPTPIHRSPLYQRLGYGDARCPEAERAAGEVLSIPVHPALGEEELHRIVQAIRRFDPRH, from the coding sequence GTGCAGATAACGTCGCAACCGACGATCCCAATCGCCGCTCCCATGCTCACCGACGAGGACAAGCGCCGGGTCCTGGACGTGTTGCAGTCGGGACAGCTCGTCGCAGGTCGATGGGTCCGCCAGTTTGAAGTGGCGTTCACCGCATACCTCGGAGTCGCCCACGGCGCCGCCACCTCATCGGGATCCACCGCCCTCGAGGTGGCGCTCGAGGCCGCGGGGGTTCCGTCGGGGGCGCGGGTGATCACGACGCCATTCTCCTTTGTCGCCACGACCAACGCGATTCTTCGGCGAGGCGCGATCCCGGTGTTCGCCGATATCGATCCCCAGAGCTACAACCTCAACCCCGGCGCGGTCGCCGATGTCATCGCTCGGACCCCGGATGTCTGGGGGCTGCTCCCGGTTCATCTCTACGGACTGCCGAGCCCGATGGACGCGCTATTGGAACTGGCCCGTCGCCACCACCTCGTCGTGATCGAGGATGCCGCCCAGGCGCATGGCGCCACGATCCGCGGCCGCAAGGTCGGCACGCTGGGGGACGCGGGAACGTTCAGCTTCTACCCGTCAAAGAACCTCACGACCGGCGAGGGCGGGATGGTGGTCACCGGCGACCCCGGGGTAGCCGCGCGTGCCCACATGCTGACCAACGTCGGGCAATCGGCGCAGTACGTCTACGAGATGGTGGCCTCAAACGCCCGCATGACGGAGATGGCGGCGGCGATCGGGATCGGTCAGCTTGCCACGCTCGACGAACGCAATCTCCGGCGCAGGCACAACGCGGCCCGCCTCACCGCGGAGCTGCGGAACCTCGAGTGGCTGGGGCTCCCCGTGGAGCCCGAAGGCAGCACGCACGTGTACCACCAATACACGTTGCGGGCACCGCGACATCGAGACCGGTTGGCGCAGCACCTCACGGCGTGCGGCATCAGCACCCGGGTCTACTATCCGACCCCCATCCACCGGAGCCCGCTCTACCAGCGGTTAGGCTACGGGGACGCTCGTTGTCCGGAGGCCGAGCGGGCTGCCGGAGAGGTCCTCAGCATCCCGGTGCACCCCGCGCTCGGGGAGGAGGAGCTCCACCGGATCGTTCAGGCGATCCGCCGCTTCGATCCCCGGCACTAA
- a CDS encoding SRPBCC family protein, giving the protein MARVEGAVLIHAPLDAVYDLAKRVEDFPQFMPDLERITVLERRDGVPTLTEWVGVVEGHRVHWVEEDVWDNAEHRCRFRQREGDFDRYEGTWTFAPEPEGTRTTIVVDFEFDIPLIGGLLSTLLRVKMKENLERMLDALRRQLESPP; this is encoded by the coding sequence TTGGCGCGTGTTGAGGGAGCGGTGCTGATCCATGCGCCGCTCGACGCCGTGTACGACCTGGCAAAGCGGGTCGAGGATTTCCCGCAGTTCATGCCCGATCTGGAGCGGATCACGGTGTTGGAGCGGCGGGACGGCGTCCCCACGCTGACGGAGTGGGTAGGAGTTGTGGAGGGACACCGGGTCCACTGGGTGGAGGAGGACGTGTGGGACAACGCCGAGCACCGCTGCCGGTTCCGCCAACGCGAAGGGGACTTCGACCGCTACGAGGGGACGTGGACGTTCGCGCCGGAACCCGAAGGAACGCGCACGACGATCGTGGTGGATTTCGAGTTCGACATCCCGTTGATCGGGGGACTCCTCAGCACGCTGTTGCGGGTCAAGATGAAGGAGAATCTCGAACGGATGCTGGACGCGCTGCGGCGTCAACTCGAATCGCCGCCGTGA
- a CDS encoding GTPase — MPANLTPQYLEAERRFRQATTPEDQLVALNEMMATIPKHKGTEHMRADIRRRMAKLRTEAARKPAGGRGSTWQHVPREGAGQVVLVGAPNVGKSRLLAALSNAAPAVAPYPFTTRIPLPGMVAFENIQIQLVDLPPIAEETAEPWLFALIRQADGALLVADLASDDLLSSMETTLALLDRSGVRLGRGGDPSGGVPTILIAAKSDAPEASERLEILRELYPRRWPIQVVSAETETGVDTLRGAMFGLLNVIRIYTKAPGYRADRSAPFVMKRGTTVQDAAAIVHKDFADRMKYARIWGAHTFDGQMVQREHVLEDGDVLELHA; from the coding sequence GTGCCCGCCAACCTCACCCCGCAGTACCTCGAGGCCGAACGCCGCTTCCGCCAGGCGACCACTCCAGAGGACCAGCTCGTTGCGCTGAACGAGATGATGGCCACGATCCCCAAGCACAAGGGGACCGAGCACATGCGGGCCGACATCCGGCGCCGGATGGCCAAGCTGCGGACCGAAGCGGCCCGCAAGCCGGCGGGGGGGCGGGGATCCACCTGGCAGCACGTACCCCGGGAGGGAGCCGGGCAGGTCGTCTTGGTGGGCGCCCCCAACGTCGGAAAATCCCGCCTCCTCGCTGCGCTCAGCAACGCCGCCCCGGCCGTTGCCCCCTATCCGTTTACGACCCGCATTCCCCTCCCCGGAATGGTCGCATTTGAAAACATCCAGATTCAGCTGGTGGACCTCCCCCCGATCGCCGAAGAAACCGCGGAGCCGTGGCTGTTCGCGCTCATCCGGCAGGCGGACGGGGCCCTGCTGGTGGCGGACCTAGCGAGCGATGATCTGCTGTCCTCGATGGAGACGACGCTGGCGCTGCTCGATCGGTCCGGCGTCCGCCTCGGGCGGGGGGGGGATCCCTCCGGGGGCGTGCCGACGATCTTGATCGCCGCGAAGTCAGACGCACCCGAGGCGAGCGAGCGGCTGGAGATCCTCCGCGAGCTCTACCCCCGCCGGTGGCCGATCCAGGTGGTCTCCGCTGAAACCGAAACGGGCGTGGACACGTTGCGCGGCGCGATGTTCGGCCTCCTCAACGTGATCCGCATCTACACCAAGGCTCCCGGGTATCGCGCGGACCGCTCCGCGCCCTTCGTGATGAAGCGCGGCACGACCGTGCAGGATGCCGCGGCGATCGTGCATAAGGACTTTGCCGATCGGATGAAATACGCACGCATCTGGGGCGCGCATACCTTCGACGGGCAGATGGTGCAACGGGAACACGTCCTGGAAGACGGTGACGTGCTGGAATTGCACGCGTAA
- the greA gene encoding transcription elongation factor GreA, which yields MPDTTRDGQSHQPTFLTREGRDQLEGELKHLRSERRREVALRIKRAAELGDRSENSEYEDAKNEQAFIEGRIQELDLLLRDVQMIDEPGKGQSDVVAMGCTVHVTDTATGEDVAYTIVGPVEVDLAQGRISHLSPVGAALLGRSVGETVRVVAPAGTLKLRVTRIQ from the coding sequence GTGCCCGACACAACACGAGACGGACAATCGCATCAGCCCACGTTCCTCACCCGGGAAGGCCGAGATCAGCTGGAAGGGGAGCTCAAGCATCTTCGCAGCGAACGGCGGCGCGAGGTGGCCCTGCGGATCAAGCGCGCGGCCGAGCTCGGCGATCGCTCCGAGAACTCCGAATATGAAGACGCGAAGAACGAACAGGCCTTCATCGAAGGCCGCATCCAGGAACTCGACCTGCTCCTCCGTGACGTCCAGATGATCGACGAACCGGGGAAGGGGCAGTCGGACGTAGTGGCGATGGGCTGCACCGTTCACGTCACCGACACGGCTACGGGAGAGGACGTGGCCTACACCATCGTCGGACCGGTGGAGGTCGATCTGGCGCAGGGCCGGATCAGCCATCTGTCCCCTGTCGGTGCTGCCTTGCTCGGCCGCTCCGTAGGCGAAACGGTGCGCGTGGTCGCCCCGGCCGGCACGCTGAAGCTCCGGGTGACCCGCATCCAGTAA
- a CDS encoding NAD-dependent epimerase/dehydratase family protein, which translates to MKILVTGCAGFIGSKVSEVCLREGHEVIGVDNLNTAYDVRLKEWRLSRLVGGAGFAFVRADVVDRTAVQELFSQHPFDTVINLAARAGVRRSLVDPWAYFETNITGTLNLLEGCREHGVVKFVLASTSSLYGDGQRPFREDQPTDRPVSPYAASKKSAETLCYTYHALHGLDITVLRYFTVYGPAGRPDMSPFRFIRWIAEGDPITLYGDGSQERDFTYVDDIAHGTLLALKPLGYEVINLGSDRPVTMGQFIRILEQRLGRTARIDRRPSHPADVRATWADITKARRLLQWAPKTSLEDGVGATAAWYEEHRSWASTIDLGE; encoded by the coding sequence ATGAAGATCCTCGTGACCGGCTGCGCCGGCTTCATCGGGTCGAAGGTCAGCGAGGTCTGCCTGCGGGAGGGCCACGAGGTGATCGGGGTCGACAACCTCAACACCGCCTACGACGTTCGATTGAAAGAATGGCGCCTCTCCCGCCTCGTCGGAGGAGCCGGGTTCGCCTTCGTGCGGGCGGACGTGGTGGATCGGACGGCGGTCCAGGAGCTGTTCTCGCAGCACCCGTTCGATACGGTGATCAACCTGGCGGCTCGGGCCGGGGTGCGCCGGAGCCTCGTGGATCCCTGGGCGTACTTCGAGACCAACATCACCGGAACGCTGAACCTTCTTGAAGGATGCCGGGAGCACGGCGTGGTCAAGTTTGTCCTGGCGTCGACCTCCAGCCTATACGGTGATGGACAGCGGCCCTTTCGGGAAGACCAGCCCACGGACCGCCCCGTTTCGCCGTATGCCGCTTCCAAGAAATCAGCCGAGACCCTCTGCTATACCTACCACGCGCTGCACGGGCTCGACATCACCGTGCTCCGATACTTCACGGTGTACGGCCCGGCGGGGAGGCCGGACATGAGCCCGTTTCGCTTCATCCGCTGGATCGCCGAGGGTGATCCGATCACGCTGTACGGGGACGGCTCCCAGGAACGAGACTTCACCTACGTGGATGACATCGCCCACGGGACCCTCCTCGCGCTCAAACCCCTCGGGTATGAGGTGATCAACCTGGGGAGCGACCGTCCGGTCACGATGGGTCAGTTCATCAGGATCCTGGAGCAGCGGCTGGGACGCACCGCCCGCATCGACCGCCGTCCCTCGCACCCCGCGGATGTGCGCGCCACCTGGGCCGATATCACCAAGGCCCGCCGCCTCCTGCAGTGGGCGCCGAAGACCTCGCTGGAAGACGGCGTGGGGGCCACCGCGGCCTGGTACGAAGAACACCGGTCGTGGGCGTCCACGATCGACCTCGGAGAGTAA
- a CDS encoding DegT/DnrJ/EryC1/StrS family aminotransferase — protein sequence MSSARGMIAHSQPTIEPDDLAGVNRVLLSRHLAQGGEVRQFEDEAARALGLPGGVATSSGTAALHLALRALGVGAGAEVLIPSYTCVALLHAVDLVGATPRIVDCGPHDVNMGMNAAGRLISPATRAVILPHMFGRIAPVEAFRALGIPVIENCAHALGGSSGGRPAGSVGDITVLSFYATKMITTGEGGMLLSRSASVLAEARDLRDYDNRAGYRLRYNYKMTDLQAALGRNQLRKLSRFVERRRTIARLYHAELNGVVPTFTPPRDGDVFYRYVIGVPDPERFIADTLERGVECKRPVYRPLHDLVAAGPCPNADAVHRRAVSLPIYPSLTDDEARAVSALTRSAAGGQGVWPAPRTAEASSLGRRV from the coding sequence ATGTCATCGGCTCGTGGCATGATCGCCCACTCGCAGCCCACCATCGAACCGGACGATCTCGCCGGCGTCAATCGGGTGCTGCTGTCGCGCCACCTGGCGCAGGGGGGCGAGGTGCGGCAGTTCGAGGACGAGGCCGCCCGGGCCCTCGGCCTGCCGGGGGGCGTGGCCACCAGCTCCGGCACGGCAGCGCTGCACCTGGCGCTGCGCGCCCTGGGGGTAGGCGCGGGGGCGGAGGTGCTGATCCCGTCGTACACGTGCGTCGCGCTCCTCCACGCCGTCGACCTTGTCGGGGCAACGCCCCGCATCGTCGACTGCGGGCCGCACGACGTGAACATGGGGATGAACGCGGCCGGGCGCCTGATCTCGCCCGCCACGCGGGCCGTCATCCTGCCGCACATGTTCGGCCGGATCGCCCCGGTGGAAGCCTTTCGGGCGCTGGGGATCCCCGTCATCGAAAACTGCGCGCACGCCCTCGGAGGATCGAGCGGGGGGCGCCCCGCGGGGAGCGTCGGGGACATCACCGTGCTCTCGTTCTATGCGACCAAGATGATCACCACGGGAGAAGGGGGCATGCTCCTATCGCGATCGGCAAGCGTGCTCGCGGAAGCCCGGGATCTGCGGGATTACGACAACCGAGCCGGGTATCGCCTGCGCTACAACTACAAGATGACCGATCTGCAGGCGGCGCTGGGGCGCAACCAACTGCGCAAGCTTTCCCGCTTTGTCGAACGTCGGCGCACGATTGCACGCCTCTACCACGCCGAGCTCAACGGCGTCGTCCCCACCTTCACGCCGCCGCGTGATGGCGATGTCTTCTACCGCTACGTGATCGGCGTTCCGGATCCCGAGAGGTTCATCGCGGATACCCTCGAGCGGGGCGTTGAGTGCAAACGGCCGGTCTACCGCCCGCTCCATGACCTCGTGGCGGCAGGGCCGTGCCCGAACGCCGACGCGGTGCATCGCCGCGCCGTTTCCTTGCCCATCTATCCCAGTCTGACCGACGACGAGGCCCGCGCGGTCAGTGCGCTGACGCGAAGCGCCGCCGGCGGGCAAGGTGTGTGGCCCGCTCCACGAACCGCGGAGGCCTCGTCGTTGGGTCGGCGCGTCTAG